A window of Methanofastidiosum sp. contains these coding sequences:
- a CDS encoding transposase, with protein MNKRKKYSPEEKAKIVLEVLREENTLVEISNKYEVSQQLISRWKSEFLANMPSVFD; from the coding sequence ATGAATAAACGAAAAAAGTACAGCCCTGAAGAAAAAGCGAAAATAGTATTGGAGGTTCTCCGCGAGGAAAACACCCTGGTCGAAATCTCTAATAAATACGAAGTAAGCCAGCAGTTAATAAGCCGATGGAAGTCTGAATTTTTAGCCAATATGCCCTCAGTATTTGAT